One window of the Nothobranchius furzeri strain GRZ-AD chromosome 3, NfurGRZ-RIMD1, whole genome shotgun sequence genome contains the following:
- the LOC107385917 gene encoding LOW QUALITY PROTEIN: caveolin-2 (The sequence of the model RefSeq protein was modified relative to this genomic sequence to represent the inferred CDS: inserted 1 base in 1 codon; substituted 2 bases at 2 genomic stop codons): MEERRINGTNPSEELVEVKVEEHSEDLVFTHTDKRPPFHDRDPRRVNSNLKVMFEDVIAEQSPSVRSFDRVRLWSHALFEVPXSRLWSYRLISLLLAVPVSLAAGLLFAVLSCLHIWLIMPCVQLLLINMXWIHTVWATILNIFITPLXSFGKCCGVVFTYKSEGLLRNEEIAEPVGGA, encoded by the exons atggaggagaggagaataaacggcacaaacccatcagAGGAACTGGTGGAAGTGAAGGTGGAGGAACACTCTGAGGATCTGGTTTTCACTCACACTGATAAGAGGCCTCCCTTTCACGACAGGGATCCCAGAAGAGTCAACAGCAATCTGAAG GTCATGTTTGAGGATGTGATagcagaac aatctCCCTCTGTGAGGAGCTTTGACAGAGTGCGGCTGTGGAGCCACGCCCTCTTTGAGGT gccctagtccAGACTGTGGTCCTACCGCCTCATCTCGCTGCTGCTGGCGGTGCCGGTGTCCCTGGCAGCAGGACTCCTCTTCGCAGTGCTCAGCTGCCTTCACATCTG GCTAATCATGCCCTGCGTGCAGCTCCTTCTCATCAACATGTGATGGATTCACACGGTGTGGGCCACCATACTGAACATTTTTATCACTCCTT TCAGTTTTGGAAAGTGCT gtggtgtagtgttcacatataaatccgagggacttctcaggaatgaggAAATCGCTGAGCCTGTGGGCGGCGCTTAA
- the gpr61l gene encoding probable G-protein coupled receptor, producing the protein MADKTGSMVVSVLDQPDPNATTSLWTPNPTVPADAGIVTSSQSQVKDLFGLFCMVTLNLIALLANTGVMVAIARAPHMKKFAFVCHLCAVDLLCAILLMPLGIISSSPFFGTIAFTVLECQVYIFLNVFLICLSILTITAISLERYFYIVHPMRYEVKMTINLAIGVMLLIWMKSLLLALVTLFGWPAYGHQSSIAAGHCSLHASHSHLRKAFAVLFGVVCFLAPAVVIFSVYCAVYKVARSAALQQVLPVPTWVNACPAKDRSDSINSQTTMITTIRTLPQRLSPERAFSGGKAALTLVFIVGQFLVCWLPYFIFHLQMSLTGSMQSPGDLEEAVTWLAYASFAVNPFFYGLLNQQIRDELVKFRRCCLTQQVEMGPASQEVSFQENFLQFIHRTGSAAETHSGCTNNSPRNTLDPAKTIPGQIPEQHA; encoded by the coding sequence ATGGCTGATAAGACCGGTTCCATGGTCGTGTCTGTGCTAGACCAACCCGATCCCAATGCCACTACTTCCCTGTGGACTCCAAATCCCACAGTTCCTGCTGATGCAGGCATCGTCACAAGCTCCCAGTCCCAAGTCAAAGACCTGTTTGGGTTGTTCTGCATGGTGACCCTCAATCTCATTGCCCTGCTGGCCAACACTGGTGTGATGGTGGCCATTGCTCGAGCTCCTCACATGAAAAAGTTTGCGTTTGTGTGTCACCTTTGTGCCGTGGACCTGCTCTGTGCCATCCTCCTCATGCCTTTGGGTATCATTTCCAGCTCTCCGTTTTTTGGCACCATAGCGTTTACGGTTCTGGAGTGTCAGGTGTACATCTTTCTCAACGTTTTCCTCATCTGTCTTTCAATTCTCACCATCACAGCCATCAGCTTGGAGCGTTACTTCTACATTGTTCACCCAATGCGTTATGAAGTCAAGATGACCATCAACCTTGCCATTGGAGTAATGCTCCTAATCTGGATGAAGTCCCTACTCTTAGCTCTGGTCACGCTGTTTGGATGGCCGGCCTATGGACATCAGAGCTCCATCGCTGCAGGCCACTGTTCACTTCATGCCAGCCACAGTCACCTGAGAAAAGCGTTTGCTGTGCTCTTCGGTGTGGTTTGTTTCCTGGCTCCTGCAGTGGTCATCTTTAGCGTTTACTGTGCTGTCTACAAGGTGGCTCGTTCTGCTGCACTGCAGCAGGTCCTGCCTGTGCCAACGTGGGTCAACGCATGCCCTGCCAAAGATCGCTCGGACTCCATCAACAGCCAAACCACCATGATCACCACTATCCGTACTCTGCCACAGAGACTGTCCCCAGAGAGGGCCTTCAGTGGAGGAAAAGCAGCACTCACTTTGGTATTCATTGTGGGCCAGTTCTTGGTTTGCTGGTTACCTTATTTCATCTTCCACCTTCAGATGTCTCTGACCGGATCCATGCAAAGCCCTGGAGACTTAGAGGAGGCGGTCACCTGGCTCGCCTACGCGTCCTTCGCTGTTAACCCGTTCTTCTACGGCCTGTTGAATCAACAGATCAGAGACGAGCTGGTGAAGTTTCGAAGATGTTGCTTGACCCAACAAGTTGAGATGGGACCAGCCAGTCAAGAGGTCTCGTTTCAGGAAAACTTTCTTCAGTTCATTCATAGAACTGGCAGCGCAGCGGAAACACATTCCGGTTGTACTAACAATAGTCCAAGGAACACACTGGACCCGGCAAAGACAATTCCCGGACAAATACCAGAGCAGCATGCTTAG